The Mycolicibacterium boenickei genome has a segment encoding these proteins:
- a CDS encoding LLM class flavin-dependent oxidoreductase yields MTFSISLPQLDHDGFDDTGFKAYLARAEELGFEGGWTIEQTVGPAPTIAPLELLSYAAAVTTTLRLGVAVLVTSLHDPLQLASAITAVDRLSHGRLDVGVAPGGGFRQFPAFGVDRSTFIASFTEGLELMKAAWSDEPRITFHGRFRDVDDLAISPKPVQRPHPPIWFGANAPVALARAVRHGDAFLGAGSSTTAAFAEAVRTVRREIDEQGKDADRFRIGKRVYLIVDDDSERARDRVAAGLRRIYGDRAEQLTEVAVAGTVDEVVRGLRAVLDAGAQTIVLNPTGATIAEDREQMERLAADVIPRLT; encoded by the coding sequence GTGACGTTCTCCATCTCGCTCCCGCAGCTCGATCACGACGGCTTCGACGACACGGGCTTCAAGGCCTATCTGGCTCGCGCCGAGGAACTCGGTTTCGAGGGCGGTTGGACGATCGAGCAGACCGTGGGCCCGGCGCCGACGATCGCCCCGCTGGAGCTGCTGTCCTACGCCGCGGCGGTCACCACGACGCTGCGGCTGGGCGTGGCGGTTCTGGTCACTTCACTGCACGACCCGTTGCAGCTGGCGTCCGCGATCACCGCGGTGGACCGGCTCAGCCACGGCCGCCTCGACGTCGGCGTGGCACCCGGCGGAGGTTTTCGGCAGTTCCCGGCCTTCGGGGTGGACCGCTCGACCTTCATCGCCAGCTTCACCGAAGGGCTGGAGTTGATGAAGGCCGCATGGTCGGACGAACCCCGGATCACCTTCCACGGCCGGTTCCGCGATGTCGACGACCTGGCCATCAGCCCCAAACCGGTTCAGCGCCCGCACCCGCCGATCTGGTTCGGAGCCAACGCCCCGGTGGCGCTGGCCCGGGCCGTGCGCCACGGCGACGCATTTCTCGGCGCCGGCTCCTCGACCACCGCAGCCTTCGCCGAGGCCGTGCGCACGGTGCGCCGGGAGATCGACGAGCAGGGCAAGGATGCGGACCGGTTCCGAATCGGCAAGCGGGTGTATCTCATCGTCGACGACGACAGCGAGCGCGCTCGGGACCGGGTGGCTGCGGGGCTGCGCCGCATCTACGGGGACCGGGCCGAGCAGCTCACCGAGGTGGCGGTGGCCGGCACGGTGGACGAGGTGGTGCGGGGGCTTCGTGCGGTTCTCGACGCGGGCGCGCAGACCATCGTGCTCAACCCGACCGGCGCGACGATCGCCGAGGACCGCGAGCAGATGGAGCGACTGGCCGCCGATGTGATCCCGCGGCTCACCTAG
- the rpsH gene encoding 30S ribosomal protein S8, producing MTMTDPIADFLTRLRNANSAYHDEVTLPHSKIKANIAEILKKEGYINDYRTEDARVGKSLVVSLKYGPSRERSIAGLRRVSKPGLRVYAKSTNLPRVLGGLGVAIISTSSGLLTDRQAARQGVGGEVLAYVW from the coding sequence ATGACGATGACTGACCCGATCGCAGACTTTTTGACACGTCTGCGCAACGCCAATTCGGCGTACCACGATGAGGTGACTCTGCCCCACTCGAAGATCAAGGCGAACATCGCCGAGATCCTCAAGAAAGAGGGCTACATCAACGACTACCGCACCGAGGATGCTCGCGTCGGCAAGTCCCTGGTGGTGTCGCTCAAGTACGGCCCCAGCCGTGAGCGCAGCATCGCCGGCCTGCGCCGGGTGTCCAAGCCCGGCCTGCGGGTCTACGCAAAATCCACCAATCTGCCTCGGGTGCTCGGCGGCCTGGGCGTGGCGATCATCTCCACGTCCTCGGGCCTGCTCACCGACCGCCAGGCAGCTCGACAGGGCGTGGGCGGCGAAGTCCTCGCTTACGTCTGGTAG
- the rplF gene encoding 50S ribosomal protein L6 produces MSRIGKQPVLVPAGVDVTIDGRNVSVKGPKGTLTLDVAEPITVERNDDGAIVVSRPDDERRSRSLHGLSRTLVANLVTGVTEGYTRKMEIFGVGYRVQLKGSNLEFALGYSHPVVIEAPEGITFAVETPTKFSVSGIDKQKVGQISAVIRRLRRPDPYKGKGVRYEGEQIRRKVGKTGK; encoded by the coding sequence ATGTCGCGTATTGGAAAGCAGCCGGTCCTGGTTCCCGCCGGGGTCGATGTGACGATCGACGGCCGCAACGTCTCGGTCAAGGGCCCCAAGGGCACCCTGACCCTGGATGTCGCTGAGCCGATCACCGTCGAGCGCAACGACGACGGCGCCATCGTGGTCAGCCGTCCCGATGACGAGCGGCGCAGCCGCTCCCTGCACGGTCTGTCCCGGACCCTGGTGGCCAACCTGGTCACCGGTGTCACCGAGGGCTACACCCGCAAGATGGAGATCTTCGGCGTCGGCTACCGCGTCCAGCTCAAGGGTTCCAACCTGGAGTTCGCACTCGGTTACAGCCACCCCGTGGTGATCGAGGCGCCGGAGGGCATCACCTTCGCCGTCGAGACGCCCACCAAGTTCTCGGTCTCAGGCATCGACAAGCAAAAGGTCGGTCAGATCTCCGCGGTCATCCGCCGCCTGCGCCGCCCCGACCCGTACAAGGGCAAGGGCGTGCGTTACGAGGGTGAGCAGATCCGCCGCAAGGTCGGAAAGACAGGTAAGTAA
- the rpsE gene encoding 30S ribosomal protein S5, with translation MAEQAGAAPASENRGGRGRRDDRGGRGGRDSGEKSNYIERVVSINRVSKVVKGGRRFSFTALVIVGDGKGMVGVGYGKAKEVPAAIAKGVEEARKGFFRVPLIGGTIVHPVQGEAAAGVVMLRPASPGTGVIAGGAARAVLECAGVHDILAKSLGSDNAINVVHATVAALKQIQRPEEVAARRGLPLEDVAPAGMLKARRESEALAAAAAREGSA, from the coding sequence ATGGCCGAGCAGGCAGGAGCCGCTCCGGCGTCGGAGAACCGTGGCGGCCGCGGCCGTCGCGACGACCGCGGTGGCCGTGGAGGCCGCGACAGCGGCGAGAAGAGCAATTACATCGAGCGCGTGGTGTCGATCAACCGCGTCTCCAAGGTGGTCAAGGGTGGTCGGCGCTTCAGCTTCACCGCACTGGTCATCGTCGGTGACGGCAAGGGCATGGTCGGCGTCGGCTACGGCAAGGCCAAGGAAGTTCCGGCCGCAATCGCCAAGGGCGTCGAGGAGGCTCGCAAGGGCTTCTTCCGCGTTCCGCTGATCGGTGGCACCATCGTGCACCCGGTTCAGGGCGAGGCCGCTGCCGGTGTCGTGATGTTGCGCCCGGCCAGCCCCGGTACCGGTGTCATCGCCGGTGGTGCGGCTCGCGCGGTGCTGGAATGCGCCGGCGTGCACGACATCCTGGCCAAGTCGCTGGGCAGCGACAACGCGATCAACGTGGTGCACGCCACCGTTGCCGCGCTGAAGCAGATCCAGCGGCCCGAAGAGGTGGCGGCCCGTCGCGGTCTGCCGCTCGAGGACGTGGCGCCGGCCGGCATGCTGAAGGCCCGGCGCGAGAGCGAAGCGCTGGCTGCCGCAGCAGCGCGTGAGGGATCGGCATAA
- the rplR gene encoding 50S ribosomal protein L18: MAAKTEAATARKPVGQNISETRRNSRLRRHARLRKKVSGTAQTPRLVVNRSARHIHVQLVDDLQGVTLAAASSIEADVRAVEGDKKAHSVRVGQLIAERAKAAGIDTVVFDRGGYTYGGRIAALADAAREGGLKF; this comes from the coding sequence ATGGCTGCTAAGACTGAAGCTGCCACCGCCCGTAAGCCGGTGGGGCAGAACATCTCTGAGACCCGCCGCAACTCCCGGCTGCGTCGGCACGCCCGGTTGCGCAAGAAGGTCTCCGGCACCGCTCAGACCCCGCGTCTGGTGGTCAACCGTTCGGCTCGCCACATCCACGTGCAGCTCGTCGACGACCTGCAGGGCGTCACGCTGGCGGCTGCATCGTCGATCGAAGCCGACGTTCGCGCCGTCGAAGGTGACAAGAAGGCGCACAGCGTTCGGGTCGGTCAGCTGATCGCCGAGCGCGCCAAGGCTGCCGGCATCGACACCGTTGTGTTCGACCGCGGTGGCTACACCTATGGCGGCCGGATCGCCGCGCTGGCGGATGCCGCGCGCGAGGGCGGGCTGAAATTCTGA
- the rpmD gene encoding 50S ribosomal protein L30 has protein sequence MAELKITQVRGTIGARWKQRESLRTLGLKKIRQSVVREDNAQTRGLIKAVHHLIEVEEVKS, from the coding sequence ATGGCAGAACTCAAGATCACCCAGGTGCGCGGAACCATCGGCGCACGCTGGAAGCAGCGCGAAAGCCTGCGGACCCTGGGACTGAAGAAGATTCGTCAGTCCGTGGTGCGTGAGGACAACGCTCAGACCCGCGGTCTGATCAAGGCCGTTCATCACCTCATCGAGGTGGAGGAGGTGAAGTCCTGA
- the rplX gene encoding 50S ribosomal protein L24 has translation MKVHKGDTVLVVSGKDKGAKGKVIEAYPTRDKVLVEGVNRIKKHTAQSQNERGASSGGIVTQEAAIHVSNVMVVDSDGKPTRVGYRVDEETGKKVRIAKTNGKDI, from the coding sequence ATGAAGGTCCACAAGGGCGACACCGTGCTGGTGGTCTCGGGTAAGGACAAGGGCGCGAAGGGCAAGGTCATCGAGGCCTACCCGACCCGCGACAAGGTCCTGGTCGAGGGCGTCAACCGGATCAAGAAGCACACCGCGCAGTCGCAGAACGAGCGTGGCGCGTCGTCGGGCGGCATCGTCACTCAGGAAGCCGCCATCCACGTGTCCAACGTGATGGTCGTCGATTCCGACGGCAAGCCGACCCGCGTGGGTTACCGCGTCGATGAGGAGACCGGCAAGAAGGTCCGCATCGCCAAGACCAATGGCAAGGACATCTGA
- a CDS encoding type Z 30S ribosomal protein S14: MAKKALIHKANKKPKFAVRAYTRCNKCGRPHSVYRKFGLCRICLREMAHAGELPGVQKSSW; encoded by the coding sequence ATGGCAAAGAAGGCGTTGATCCACAAGGCCAACAAGAAGCCCAAGTTCGCGGTTCGCGCGTACACGCGGTGCAACAAGTGCGGTCGCCCGCACTCGGTCTACCGCAAGTTCGGGCTGTGCCGTATCTGCCTGCGCGAGATGGCGCACGCGGGCGAGCTGCCCGGCGTGCAGAAGTCCAGCTGGTAA
- the sppA gene encoding signal peptide peptidase SppA, which produces MFAFLPGLPGQDDLKTLVRRVDTARHNGVPNGCVLELDLQTMPPETAGFDPLAVISGGGRPLVLRQAVAAIHRAAEDDRVAGLIARVQLPAAAPGPVQELRAAIAAFSDVKPTLAWAETYPGTLSYYLASAFREVWMQPSGTVGLIGFATNAMFLRDALDKVGIEAQFVARGEYKSAANIFTEDRYTDAQREADGRMIESLQSQVWQAIAESRQLTGDTINTLADRAPVLRDEAVTAGLIDRIGFRDEVYSRIGELSGGPTEAGADADNHPDALPRLYLSRYARTTPKVPTPPIPGRKSKPTVAVVTLHGPIVSGRGGPQVLPLGSSNAGGDTIAAALREAASDDEVSAIVLRVDSPGGSVSGSETIWREVVRARERGKPVVASMGAVAASGGYYVSMAADEIVANPGTITGSIGVVTGKLVSRELKDKLGVGSDSLRTNPNADAWSSNAPFTDEQHTQIEAEADLLYTDFIARVADGRKLSVEQVDKVARGRIWTGADAVEHGLVDELGGLRTAITRAKVLAGLDPDTKVRVLSYPGSSWLDMVRPKPSSQPAASSLPQAIGNLLGQSVVGVLENAGRTVTGASALWLGEYRF; this is translated from the coding sequence ATGTTCGCCTTCCTCCCAGGACTGCCCGGCCAGGACGACCTCAAGACGTTGGTCCGGCGCGTTGACACTGCCCGGCACAACGGCGTTCCCAACGGGTGTGTGCTGGAACTGGACCTGCAGACCATGCCACCGGAGACCGCGGGCTTCGACCCGCTGGCCGTGATCTCGGGCGGCGGACGGCCGCTGGTGCTGCGGCAGGCCGTCGCGGCGATCCACCGTGCCGCCGAGGACGATCGGGTGGCCGGGCTGATCGCGCGGGTGCAGCTGCCTGCTGCCGCACCCGGCCCGGTGCAGGAGCTGCGCGCCGCCATCGCGGCATTCAGCGACGTCAAGCCCACACTGGCCTGGGCGGAGACCTACCCCGGCACGCTGTCCTACTACCTGGCATCGGCGTTCCGTGAGGTGTGGATGCAGCCGTCGGGCACGGTCGGTCTGATCGGTTTCGCCACCAACGCGATGTTCCTGCGCGATGCGCTGGACAAGGTGGGCATCGAGGCGCAGTTCGTGGCGCGCGGTGAATACAAGTCCGCCGCAAACATTTTCACCGAAGACCGCTACACCGATGCGCAACGCGAGGCCGACGGCCGGATGATCGAGAGCCTGCAGTCGCAGGTGTGGCAGGCCATCGCCGAATCACGGCAACTGACCGGCGACACGATCAACACGCTGGCCGACCGGGCGCCGGTGTTGCGGGATGAAGCGGTCACGGCCGGCCTGATCGACCGGATCGGGTTCCGGGACGAGGTCTATTCGCGGATCGGTGAACTGTCGGGTGGCCCGACGGAGGCCGGTGCGGATGCCGACAACCACCCGGATGCCCTACCGCGGCTTTATCTCTCGCGTTATGCCCGGACCACTCCGAAGGTGCCGACGCCGCCCATCCCCGGCCGCAAGTCCAAGCCCACCGTTGCGGTGGTGACGCTGCACGGTCCCATCGTGAGCGGCCGCGGCGGCCCACAGGTGCTTCCCCTGGGCAGCTCCAACGCCGGTGGCGACACCATCGCCGCGGCCCTGCGTGAGGCCGCCTCGGACGACGAGGTATCGGCGATCGTGCTGCGGGTGGACAGTCCAGGCGGTTCGGTCAGCGGCTCGGAAACCATTTGGCGAGAGGTGGTTCGGGCCCGTGAGCGCGGCAAGCCCGTCGTCGCCTCGATGGGTGCGGTCGCGGCGTCGGGCGGCTACTACGTGTCGATGGCGGCCGACGAGATCGTGGCCAACCCGGGCACCATCACCGGATCCATCGGTGTGGTCACCGGCAAGCTGGTCTCGCGCGAACTCAAAGACAAGCTCGGGGTGGGCTCGGATTCCTTGCGTACCAACCCCAATGCGGATGCCTGGTCGTCGAACGCGCCGTTCACCGACGAACAACACACCCAGATCGAAGCCGAGGCCGACCTGCTCTACACCGATTTCATCGCTCGGGTGGCCGACGGGCGCAAGTTGTCGGTCGAGCAGGTCGACAAGGTCGCGAGGGGACGGATCTGGACTGGTGCCGACGCCGTGGAGCACGGCCTCGTCGACGAGCTCGGCGGGCTGCGGACCGCGATCACCCGGGCCAAGGTACTGGCCGGACTGGATCCGGACACCAAGGTGCGGGTGCTGAGCTACCCGGGCTCGTCGTGGCTGGACATGGTGCGGCCCAAGCCTTCCTCACAACCGGCGGCCTCCTCGCTGCCGCAGGCCATCGGAAACCTGCTCGGGCAATCGGTCGTCGGAGTACTCGAAAATGCCGGGCGCACGGTGACCGGCGCCAGTGCCCTCTGGCTGGGCGAGTACCGGTTTTGA
- the rplN gene encoding 50S ribosomal protein L14, translating to MIQQESRLKVADNTGAKEILCIRVLGGSSRRYAGIGDVIVATVKDAIPGGNVKRGDVVKAVVVRTVKERRRADGSYIKFDENAAVIIKADNDPRGTRIFGPVGRELREKRFMKIVSLAPEVL from the coding sequence GTGATTCAGCAGGAATCGCGGTTGAAGGTCGCCGACAACACGGGCGCCAAGGAGATCTTGTGCATCCGTGTGCTCGGTGGCTCATCGCGACGCTACGCAGGCATCGGTGATGTCATCGTCGCGACCGTCAAGGACGCCATCCCCGGCGGCAACGTCAAGCGCGGCGATGTCGTCAAGGCCGTCGTGGTGCGCACCGTCAAGGAGCGCCGCCGTGCCGATGGCAGCTACATCAAGTTCGACGAGAACGCGGCCGTCATCATCAAGGCCGACAACGACCCCCGCGGCACCCGCATCTTCGGGCCCGTCGGGCGGGAACTGCGCGAGAAGCGCTTCATGAAGATCGTCTCGCTGGCGCCGGAGGTTTTGTGA
- the rplO gene encoding 50S ribosomal protein L15, with translation MSVIKLHDLKPAPGEKTAKTRVGRGEGSKGKTAGRGTKGTKARKNVPATFEGGQMPIHMRLPKLKGFKNRFRTEYQVVNVGEIAKAFPQGGTIGVDELVAKGLVRKNSLVKVLGEGKLAVKVDVTANKFSGSAREAITAAGGSATEL, from the coding sequence ATGTCCGTTATCAAGCTTCACGACCTGAAGCCCGCCCCCGGAGAGAAGACCGCCAAGACCCGCGTTGGTCGTGGTGAGGGCTCCAAGGGTAAGACCGCCGGTCGTGGTACCAAGGGCACCAAGGCCCGCAAGAACGTCCCCGCGACGTTCGAGGGTGGCCAGATGCCGATCCACATGCGGCTGCCGAAGCTCAAGGGCTTCAAGAACCGCTTCCGGACCGAGTACCAGGTCGTCAACGTCGGCGAGATCGCCAAGGCGTTCCCGCAGGGCGGCACCATCGGTGTCGACGAGCTGGTTGCCAAGGGCCTGGTTCGCAAGAACTCCCTGGTGAAGGTTCTCGGCGAAGGCAAGCTGGCCGTCAAGGTCGACGTCACCGCCAACAAGTTCAGCGGTAGCGCCCGTGAGGCCATCACCGCTGCCGGCGGTTCGGCCACCGAGCTGTAG
- the rplE gene encoding 50S ribosomal protein L5: MTAPEKVQPRLKQRYREEIREALNKQFEFDNVMQIPGVVKVVVNMGVGDAARDAKLINGAVSDLQLITGQKPEIRKARKSIAQFKLREGMPIGARVTLRGDRMWEFLDRLISIALPRIRDFRGLNGKQFDGTGNYTFGLNEQSMFHEIDVDSIDRPRGMDITVVTSATNDDEGRALLKALGFPFKEN; encoded by the coding sequence ATGACTGCACCAGAGAAGGTTCAGCCCCGGCTGAAGCAGCGCTACCGCGAAGAGATCCGTGAGGCGCTGAACAAGCAGTTCGAGTTCGACAACGTCATGCAGATCCCGGGCGTCGTCAAGGTTGTCGTCAACATGGGTGTCGGCGACGCTGCCCGTGACGCCAAGCTGATCAACGGTGCGGTCAGTGACCTGCAGCTGATCACCGGCCAGAAGCCGGAGATCCGCAAGGCCCGCAAGTCCATCGCACAGTTCAAGCTGCGTGAGGGCATGCCCATCGGCGCCCGCGTCACCCTGCGCGGCGACCGGATGTGGGAGTTCCTGGACCGGCTGATCTCGATCGCCCTGCCCCGTATCCGCGACTTCCGCGGCCTCAACGGCAAGCAGTTCGACGGCACCGGCAACTACACCTTCGGCCTCAACGAGCAGTCGATGTTCCACGAGATCGACGTGGATTCCATCGACCGTCCCCGCGGCATGGACATCACCGTCGTCACCTCGGCGACCAACGACGACGAAGGCCGTGCGCTGCTGAAGGCGCTGGGCTTCCCCTTCAAGGAGAACTGA
- a CDS encoding formylglycine-generating enzyme family protein, whose amino-acid sequence MATELIELPGGTFQMGSTAFYPEETPVHSVTVAAFAIEKHPVTTAQFGAFVEATGYVTIAERPMDPALYPGVDEADLVPGALVFRPTDGPVDLRDWRQWWDWVPGANWRRPFGPDREPAGSDHPVVQVAYPDAAAYAAWAGRRLPTEAEWEYAARGGVEGTYAWGDEVTPRGQLMANTWQGRFPYRNDGALGWRGTSPVGSFPANAFGLSDMIGNVWEWTTTRFTGQHRLQADAPACCPPPATADPTVNHALKGGSHLCAPEYCHRYRPAARSPQAQDSATTHIGFRCVAG is encoded by the coding sequence GTGGCCACCGAACTCATCGAACTTCCCGGCGGGACCTTCCAGATGGGTTCGACGGCGTTCTACCCCGAAGAGACCCCGGTGCACAGCGTCACCGTCGCCGCATTCGCCATCGAGAAGCATCCGGTCACCACCGCCCAGTTCGGGGCCTTCGTCGAGGCCACCGGGTACGTCACGATCGCCGAACGGCCGATGGATCCTGCGTTGTATCCCGGCGTGGACGAGGCCGACCTGGTGCCCGGCGCTCTGGTGTTCCGGCCCACCGACGGACCCGTCGATCTGCGGGACTGGCGCCAGTGGTGGGACTGGGTGCCCGGCGCGAACTGGCGTCGACCGTTCGGCCCCGATCGTGAGCCGGCCGGATCCGACCATCCCGTCGTCCAGGTGGCGTACCCGGACGCCGCGGCGTACGCGGCCTGGGCTGGGCGGCGGTTGCCCACGGAAGCCGAGTGGGAGTACGCGGCACGAGGGGGAGTCGAGGGCACCTATGCCTGGGGAGACGAGGTGACCCCCCGCGGCCAGTTGATGGCCAATACCTGGCAGGGGCGGTTCCCGTACCGCAACGACGGCGCGCTCGGCTGGCGCGGCACCTCGCCGGTCGGAAGCTTCCCGGCGAACGCGTTCGGCCTCTCGGACATGATCGGCAACGTGTGGGAATGGACCACCACGCGGTTCACCGGCCAGCACCGGCTGCAGGCCGATGCGCCGGCGTGCTGCCCGCCACCGGCCACCGCCGATCCCACGGTGAATCACGCGCTCAAGGGCGGTTCGCACCTGTGCGCGCCGGAGTACTGCCACCGTTACCGGCCGGCCGCGCGGTCACCGCAAGCGCAGGACAGCGCGACCACCCACATCGGATTTCGCTGCGTGGCCGGCTGA